In Porphyromonas cangingivalis, a genomic segment contains:
- a CDS encoding monomeric [FeFe] hydrogenase, translating to MAYTSNVMFVRHRLLAKLVEMWKNDELVEKIDYLPIEFSPRRSKPLGRCCPHKERAVWKYKSFPLLGFDMSDEVDEIDPLSKYARKALDRKAPEKENIMCVIDEACTSCVEINYEVSNLCRGCVARSCYVNCPKDSITFQKNGQAQINHDTCISCGICHKSCPYHAIVYIPVPCEEACPVNAISKDEYGIEHIDESKCIYCGKCLNACPFGAIFEISQTFDVLQSIRRGEETIAIIAPSILGQFKTNIDQVYGAFKQIGFTDVIEVAQGAMGTISNEGEELLEKIDEGQSFMTTSCCPSYIELVNKHIPEMKPYVSHTGSPMYYAARVAREKYPNGKIVFVGPCIGKRAELRRDEEVDMILTFEEVGAIFQGMGIEIEQAPEYQMSFKSVREAHAFAYNGGVMGAVKSYLGPRATGVNGIEVADLNKGNIKMLRSYAKAGKAPGNFIEVMSCPGGCISGPSAYNDIMAGRRQLNKELTKIQETYATMHG from the coding sequence ATGGCATACACAAGTAACGTGATGTTCGTTCGCCACAGACTGCTTGCCAAGCTCGTCGAAATGTGGAAGAATGACGAACTCGTAGAAAAAATCGACTATCTACCCATCGAGTTCAGCCCTCGCAGATCAAAACCCCTCGGTAGATGTTGTCCACACAAAGAGCGTGCGGTATGGAAGTACAAGAGCTTTCCACTCCTCGGATTTGACATGAGCGACGAAGTCGACGAGATCGATCCGCTATCGAAGTACGCTCGCAAGGCCTTGGATCGTAAGGCTCCCGAGAAGGAAAACATCATGTGTGTCATCGACGAGGCTTGTACCTCTTGTGTCGAGATCAACTACGAGGTGTCCAACCTCTGCCGTGGTTGTGTCGCTCGCAGCTGTTATGTCAACTGCCCAAAGGACTCTATCACTTTCCAAAAGAACGGTCAGGCGCAGATCAATCACGATACTTGTATCAGCTGCGGTATCTGTCACAAGTCTTGTCCTTATCACGCCATCGTGTACATCCCCGTGCCTTGCGAGGAGGCTTGCCCCGTCAATGCCATCAGCAAGGATGAGTACGGCATCGAGCACATCGACGAGAGTAAGTGTATCTACTGTGGTAAGTGTCTCAATGCTTGTCCTTTCGGTGCGATCTTTGAGATCTCACAGACCTTCGACGTCCTCCAGAGCATCCGCCGTGGAGAGGAGACCATTGCGATCATCGCACCTTCGATCCTCGGACAGTTCAAGACCAATATCGATCAGGTCTACGGCGCATTCAAACAAATAGGATTTACCGACGTCATCGAAGTGGCTCAGGGAGCTATGGGTACGATCAGCAACGAAGGTGAAGAGCTCCTTGAGAAGATCGACGAAGGCCAGAGCTTCATGACCACATCATGCTGTCCGTCATACATCGAGCTGGTCAATAAGCACATCCCTGAGATGAAGCCTTATGTCTCTCACACCGGTTCTCCCATGTACTACGCTGCTCGTGTGGCTCGTGAGAAGTACCCCAACGGTAAGATCGTCTTCGTCGGCCCTTGTATCGGTAAGCGTGCAGAGCTCCGCAGGGACGAAGAGGTGGACATGATCCTCACGTTCGAGGAAGTCGGTGCGATCTTCCAAGGTATGGGCATCGAGATCGAGCAAGCTCCGGAGTACCAGATGTCGTTCAAGTCTGTACGTGAGGCACATGCCTTCGCTTACAACGGCGGTGTGATGGGTGCGGTGAAGTCTTATCTCGGACCTCGTGCCACCGGCGTCAATGGTATCGAAGTGGCTGACCTCAACAAGGGTAACATCAAGATGCTTCGTAGCTATGCCAAGGCAGGCAAAGCTCCGGGCAACTTCATCGAAGTCATGTCCTGCCCCGGTGGATGTATCTCCGGACCAAGCGCATACAACGATATCATGGCCGGTCGTCGCCAGCTCAACAAAGAGCTTACCAAGATACAAGAGACTTATGCCACAATGCACGGTTGA
- a CDS encoding DUF4180 domain-containing protein, whose protein sequence is MKIQVLDINDKKVAEIVSDEPILQSIDDGLDLLGNLYYQGIEQVVMYEKDITPAFFDLKTKIAGEILQKFVQYRMPLIIVGDFSKYQSKSLDEFILESNKGRHVSFVNSRSEAMALLGNR, encoded by the coding sequence ATGAAAATACAAGTTCTCGATATAAATGATAAGAAAGTCGCCGAAATAGTCTCAGACGAACCTATACTGCAGTCTATCGATGATGGCTTGGATTTACTGGGCAATCTGTATTATCAGGGGATCGAACAAGTCGTTATGTACGAGAAGGATATCACACCAGCCTTCTTTGACCTAAAAACCAAAATCGCAGGAGAAATACTCCAAAAGTTCGTTCAGTACCGGATGCCATTGATAATCGTAGGGGATTTTTCGAAATATCAGAGCAAGAGTTTGGATGAGTTCATTCTTGAGAGTAACAAGGGTAGACACGTAAGTTTCGTCAACTCCCGATCCGAGGCGATGGCATTGCTGGGAAACAGATAA
- a CDS encoding 4'-phosphopantetheinyl transferase family protein, with translation MMTSCPGDIHDFDQVGIYLADIRPLMTEDSDRADQLLTQRAVVRALLRYVLGTEEDALAHHPDGSPYLPLYPTLSLSVSHCPTAVAIALAPQEIRIGIDIESKRDKAALLLSRYASEEEVRRMNADGTSAVELWSAKETVYKLAEGAIAGFGEKIVYQGREGDLLLILSKPQDLPDHLHHVRTLPLADLGLLTYALSPDSPDDIPLTWVDLSTLGSL, from the coding sequence ATGATGACCTCGTGCCCCGGCGACATACATGACTTCGATCAAGTAGGTATTTACCTCGCAGACATACGTCCTCTCATGACAGAGGACTCGGACAGAGCGGATCAACTCCTCACCCAGCGGGCAGTGGTGCGGGCGTTGCTCCGATACGTTTTGGGTACGGAAGAAGATGCCCTCGCACACCATCCCGACGGTAGTCCTTACCTCCCTCTGTATCCTACACTCTCACTCTCCGTCTCCCATTGTCCCACGGCTGTCGCCATAGCCCTTGCTCCTCAAGAGATACGCATCGGTATCGACATAGAGTCCAAGCGAGATAAGGCGGCACTCCTCCTCTCTCGTTACGCTTCGGAAGAGGAGGTCCGGCGGATGAATGCGGACGGCACATCGGCCGTGGAGCTTTGGAGTGCCAAGGAGACCGTCTACAAGCTCGCCGAAGGTGCGATTGCAGGCTTTGGCGAAAAAATCGTGTATCAAGGCAGAGAGGGAGACCTCCTCCTCATCCTCTCAAAACCTCAAGACCTCCCCGACCATCTGCACCATGTGCGTACCCTCCCCCTTGCAGATCTCGGTCTCCTCACCTATGCCCTTTCGCCCGATAGTCCCGACGATATACCTCTCACCTGGGTCGATCTCTCCACCCTCGGCAGTCTCTGA